One Drechmeria coniospora strain ARSEF 6962 chromosome 01, whole genome shotgun sequence genomic region harbors:
- a CDS encoding NmrA family transcriptional regulator, translating into MASSQPIKKVLLVGAHGAVGKVILEALVQAACFEISVLRRSTSASPIAAAGISQINVLPDMSLDELTAACAGQDAVIAAFNLRDVSQHLRLVEAASGAGVKRYIPADYGSCDAASPRAQHRLKLYRDKTLVREKCESLAEKATREGGPFSWTSIICGHFFDHGLHDGLLHFDLGAHKAQILDDGNIKASASTLARVAEAVVRVLQRAAATRNRAVFVQSFCPTQLEILASLERATANKWRTQHLDSNAFLDRQSRRLADGHHDATEEIVFVLGTVDADWTHKDGFAMDLLGLENENLDEVVAAVVADHAKRKVSS; encoded by the coding sequence ATGGCTTCCTCGCAACCCATCAAAAAGGTACTTCTTGTCGGTGCCCatggtgccgtcggcaaAGTCATCCTCGAGGCTCTCGTCCAGGCCGCCTGCTTCGAAATCTCGGTGCTGCGACGGTCGACCTCTGCTTCGCCCatcgccgctgccggcatCTCGCAGATAAATGTCTTGCCAGACAtgagcctcgacgagctgacTGCGGCCTGCGCTGGCCAggacgccgtcatcgccgcgtTCAACCTCCGAGACGTCTCGCAGCACctgcggctcgtcgaggccgcctccGGTGCAGGCGTCAAGAGGTACATACCCGCCGACTACGGGAGCTGTGATGCCGCGAGCCCACGAGCGCAGCACCGATTGAAGCTCTACCGCGACAAGACGCTCGTGCGAGAAAAATGCGAGTCGCTGGCCGAGAAGGCGACCCGGGAAGGCGGCCCCTTTTCCTGGACATCCATCATCTGCGGCCATTTCTTCGACCACGGTCTTCACGATGGCCTGCTTCActtcgacctcggcgcccaCAAGGCCCAAATCCTCGATGACGGCAACATCAAggcgtcggcttcgacgctcgctcgcgtcgccgaggccgtcgtccgcgtGCTGCAGCGGGCCGCCGCGACGCGCAACCGTGCCGTCTTCGTGCAGAGCTTTTGCCCGACGCAGCTCGAGATCCTCGCGTCGCTCGAGCGTGCGACTGCCAACAAGTGGCGGACCCAGCACCTCGATTCCAACGCCTTTCTGGACCGGCAgagccgtcgtctcgccgacgGTCACCACGACGCTACCGAGGAGATTGTCTTCGTCCTTGGcaccgtcgatgccgactgGACCCACAAGGACGGCTTTGCCATGGATTTGCTGGGACTGGAAAACGAGAACCTCGACGAAGTAGttgctgccgtcgtggcagATCACGCGAAACGCAAGGTCTCGTCATAG